In the Pygocentrus nattereri isolate fPygNat1 chromosome 19, fPygNat1.pri, whole genome shotgun sequence genome, one interval contains:
- the nrp1b gene encoding neuropilin 1b isoform X1: protein MYVVLLLASVAGLSTVTALTPMAGSCGGNITILSAGYVTSPGYPSSYPLSEQCVWLIRAPDPQQKILINFNPHFDLENRECKYDFVEVYDGDSEKASLVGKFCGKIAPSPIISSGNSLLIKFTSDYETNGAGFSIRYEVHQKGTECSRNLTAPSGVIQTPGYPDKYPNNLECTITILAPKMAEIVLEFERFDMEPDSTAPAGAVCRFDYLEIWDGYPTVGPHIGRYCGLHSPGRVISYTGVLSLSIHTDNAISKDGFSANYSFQSSPEPPQDQKTNCNYTLGMESGEISDDAITASSQYNPSWSPLRSRLNFPNNGWTPSEDSTREWIQVDLGFLRYVSAVGTQGAISKETKKAYYVKTYKVSISSNGEDWIIVKDGNKHKVFLGNTNPTDEVRSYLPKPALTRYIRIRPLTWQQGICMRFELYGCKISDFPCSSMLGMVSGHISDAQISVWPEMERGWLPEQARLLTGRSGWVSHVPPGLTHTPWLELDLGATRWVTGVIVQGGKHRDKTVFVRRFKLGYSTNGSDWSYVLEKNSSKAKVREEGKTFSGNQNHDTPEVRSFDPLMVRFVRLYPERGAPDGMGLRLELLGCDLEQTTTPLPPITPLSPTTTVVVTSSAPVISPATTTVPTLTEDCDDESANCHSGTGTSEDYEPTASTTAEEPMLDVDMVPEFIWFDCDFGWADNPSYCGWLPESIGGVDWLIQSNGKPSDLQLPKVDYRGEPGNFIYTAQSTDTLHPVTEREKELETASEREGGMETEITAEAEKEREMEEEEEIVERERKWARLVSLPVTAPEEDLCVSFWYQFTGEHTGALHIRQRRKGGGEEEEEGKGGEDQGERVEGKRDDRTTEEEVLLWKMDRQETGRWKEGRVLMPRADAPYQVIIEGVVDGASSGHISMDNIRIIHVRPKECQDPDVEMAVDDYKPEIECGDEEEPGWRYGVHGGSMLKTLDPILITIIVMSAVGVLLGAVCGVVLYCACSQNPDRNLSALENYNFELVDGLKLKKGKASAQKSYTEA, encoded by the exons GTATGACTTTGTGGAGGTGTACGATGGAGACAGTGAGAAGGCCTCTCTGGTGGGGAAGTTTTGTGGAAAAATTGCTCCATCCCCAATCATCTCCTCTGGAAACTCTCTGCTGATCAAATTCACCTCGGACTACGAGACCAACGGGGCTGGATTCAGCATCCGCTACGAGGTGCACCAAAAAG GCACGGAATGTTCCAGAAACCTGACCGCTCCAAGTGGAGTGATCCAGACACCCGGGTACCCTGATAAATACCCCAACAACCTGGAGTGTACCATCACCATCTTGGCGCCGAAGATGGCAGAGATCGTGCTGGAGTTTGAAAGGTTTGACATGGAGCCTGATAGTACTGCCCCTGCTGGAGCTGTGTGCCGCTTTGACTACCTGGAAATCTGGGACGGATACCCCACAG ttggCCCTCATATTGGGAGATACTGTGGTCTTCATAGTCCAGGCCGAGTCATATCCTATACCGGTGTCCTGTCCCTCTCCATCCACACTGACAACGCCATCAGCAAGGACGGCTTCTCAGCTAATTACAGCTTCCAATCCAGCCCAGAGCCTCCACAGGACCAAAAGA ctAACTGCAACTATACACTAGGAATGGAAtcaggagagattagtgatgaTGCAATTACAGCCTCTTCCCAATACAACCCCAGTTGGTCTCCTCTCCGCTCACGACTGAACTTCCCCAATAATGGCTGGACACCATCAGAAGACTCCACCCGAGAGTGGATACAG GTGGATCTGGGTTTCCTCCGATATGTCTCGGCTGTAGGAACCCAAGGAGCCATCTCCAAGGAGACAAAGAAAGCCTATTATGTGAAGACCTATAAAGTCAGCATCAGCAGCAATGGAGAAGATTGGATCATAGTGAAGGATGGAAACAAGCACAAG GTGTTTTTGGGTAATACTAACCCCACTGACGAGGTGCGCTCCTACCTCCCTAAACCTGCCCTGACACGCTATATTCGGATACGTCCTCTGACCTGGCAACAAGGCATCTGTATGCGCTTTGAATTGTATGGCTGCAAAATATCAG acTTTCCCTGCTCCAGTATGTTAGGGATGGTCTCTGGTCACATTTCAGATGCTCAGATCTCTGTCTGgccagagatggagagagggtgGTTACCGGAGCAGGCGAGGCTGCTGACAGGCCGTTCTGGCTGGGTGTCTCACGTCCCACCAGgcctcacacacaccccatgGCTGGAGCTGGATCTGGGGGCCACCCGCTGGGTCACCGGAGTCATCGTACAGGGAGGGAAGCACCGGGACAAGACTGTTTTTGTCCGACGCTTCAAGCTGGGATACAGCACTAATGGATCTGACTGGAGCTACGTACTGGAAAAGAATAGCAGCAAAGCTAAGGTTCGGGAGGAGGGGAAA ACGTTCTCAGGAAACCAGAACCACGACACCCCAGAGGTACGTTCCTTTGATCCTCTGATGGTGCGTTTTGTGCGGTTGTATCCCGAACGTGGTGCACCTGATGGCATGGGACTCAGACTGGAACTGTTGGGCTGTGACTTAGAAC AGACCACCACTCCTCTTCCCCCAATCACTCCTCTTTCTCCTACCACAACAGTGGTGGTAACCTCCAGTGCTCCGGTAATCAGCCCAGCCACCACGACTGTTCCCACGCTGACGGAAGACTGTGATGACGAATCAGCAAACTGTCACAGTGGAACAGGTACAAGTGAAGATTATGAGCCAACAG CAAGTACCACAGCAGAGGAGCCAATGCTGGATGTTGACATGGTACCAG AGTTCATTTGGTTTGACTGTGATTTTGGATGGGCTGATAACCCCTCATACTGTGGGTGGCTACCAGAAAGCATAGGAGGAGTTGACTGGCTCATACAAAGCAATGGCAAACCCTCTGATCTCCAACTGCCCAAAGTGGATTACAGAG GGGAACCAGGAAACTTCATTTACACTGCACAGTCCACAGACACGCTGCACCcagtcacagagagagaaaaagagttaGAGACTGCatcggagagagagggagggatggaaaCAGAAATAACAGCagaggcagaaaaagagagagagatggaggaagaagaagaaatagtggagagagaaagaaagtgggcACGGTTGGTCAGCCTGCCAGTCACAGCTCCGGAAGAAGACCTTTGTGTGTCATTCTGGTACCAGTTTACCGGAGAACACACAGGAGCTCTACATATCAGGCAGAGGAGAAAGGGAGgcggagaggaggaggaggaggggaaaGGAGGAGAAGATCAAGGAGAAAGAGTTGAGGGAAAGAGGGATGACAGAACAACAGAAGAGGAAGTGCTCCTGTGGAAAATGGACAGGCAGGAGACCGGCCGCTGGAAGGAAGGAAGAGTCCTGATGCCCCGTGCTGACGCACCGTATCAG GTGATCATTGAGGGTGTGGTTGACGGTGCATCGTCCGGTCATATTTCTATGGATAATATAAGAATTATTCATGTGAGACCCAAAGAGTGTCAGG ATCCAGATGTTGAAATGGCTGTTGATGACTATAAGCCTGAGATTG AGTGTGGTGATGAGGAGGAGCCAGGGTGGAGGTACGGTGTGCACGGGGGCTCCATGTTGAAGACGCTGGACCCCATCCTGATCACCATCATTGTGATGAGTGCCGTGGGGGTCCTACTGGGTGCCGTCTGTGGGGTGGTGCTCTACTGCGCCTGCTCCCAAAACCCCGACCGAAACCTTTCCGCCCTCGAGAACTACAACTTTGAGCTTGTCGACGGCCTAAAGCTGAAGAAGGGGAAAGCGAGCGCACAGAAGTCTTACACCGAGGCGTGA
- the nrp1b gene encoding neuropilin 1b isoform X2, with translation MYVVLLLASVAGLSTVTALTPMAGSCGGNITILSAGYVTSPGYPSSYPLSEQCVWLIRAPDPQQKILINFNPHFDLENRECKYDFVEVYDGDSEKASLVGKFCGKIAPSPIISSGNSLLIKFTSDYETNGAGFSIRYEVHQKGTECSRNLTAPSGVIQTPGYPDKYPNNLECTITILAPKMAEIVLEFERFDMEPDSTAPAGAVCRFDYLEIWDGYPTVGPHIGRYCGLHSPGRVISYTGVLSLSIHTDNAISKDGFSANYSFQSSPEPPQDQKTNCNYTLGMESGEISDDAITASSQYNPSWSPLRSRLNFPNNGWTPSEDSTREWIQVDLGFLRYVSAVGTQGAISKETKKAYYVKTYKVSISSNGEDWIIVKDGNKHKVFLGNTNPTDEVRSYLPKPALTRYIRIRPLTWQQGICMRFELYGCKISDFPCSSMLGMVSGHISDAQISVWPEMERGWLPEQARLLTGRSGWVSHVPPGLTHTPWLELDLGATRWVTGVIVQGGKHRDKTVFVRRFKLGYSTNGSDWSYVLEKNSSKAKTFSGNQNHDTPEVRSFDPLMVRFVRLYPERGAPDGMGLRLELLGCDLEQTTTPLPPITPLSPTTTVVVTSSAPVISPATTTVPTLTEDCDDESANCHSGTGTSEDYEPTASTTAEEPMLDVDMVPEFIWFDCDFGWADNPSYCGWLPESIGGVDWLIQSNGKPSDLQLPKVDYRGEPGNFIYTAQSTDTLHPVTEREKELETASEREGGMETEITAEAEKEREMEEEEEIVERERKWARLVSLPVTAPEEDLCVSFWYQFTGEHTGALHIRQRRKGGGEEEEEGKGGEDQGERVEGKRDDRTTEEEVLLWKMDRQETGRWKEGRVLMPRADAPYQVIIEGVVDGASSGHISMDNIRIIHVRPKECQDPDVEMAVDDYKPEIECGDEEEPGWRYGVHGGSMLKTLDPILITIIVMSAVGVLLGAVCGVVLYCACSQNPDRNLSALENYNFELVDGLKLKKGKASAQKSYTEA, from the exons GTATGACTTTGTGGAGGTGTACGATGGAGACAGTGAGAAGGCCTCTCTGGTGGGGAAGTTTTGTGGAAAAATTGCTCCATCCCCAATCATCTCCTCTGGAAACTCTCTGCTGATCAAATTCACCTCGGACTACGAGACCAACGGGGCTGGATTCAGCATCCGCTACGAGGTGCACCAAAAAG GCACGGAATGTTCCAGAAACCTGACCGCTCCAAGTGGAGTGATCCAGACACCCGGGTACCCTGATAAATACCCCAACAACCTGGAGTGTACCATCACCATCTTGGCGCCGAAGATGGCAGAGATCGTGCTGGAGTTTGAAAGGTTTGACATGGAGCCTGATAGTACTGCCCCTGCTGGAGCTGTGTGCCGCTTTGACTACCTGGAAATCTGGGACGGATACCCCACAG ttggCCCTCATATTGGGAGATACTGTGGTCTTCATAGTCCAGGCCGAGTCATATCCTATACCGGTGTCCTGTCCCTCTCCATCCACACTGACAACGCCATCAGCAAGGACGGCTTCTCAGCTAATTACAGCTTCCAATCCAGCCCAGAGCCTCCACAGGACCAAAAGA ctAACTGCAACTATACACTAGGAATGGAAtcaggagagattagtgatgaTGCAATTACAGCCTCTTCCCAATACAACCCCAGTTGGTCTCCTCTCCGCTCACGACTGAACTTCCCCAATAATGGCTGGACACCATCAGAAGACTCCACCCGAGAGTGGATACAG GTGGATCTGGGTTTCCTCCGATATGTCTCGGCTGTAGGAACCCAAGGAGCCATCTCCAAGGAGACAAAGAAAGCCTATTATGTGAAGACCTATAAAGTCAGCATCAGCAGCAATGGAGAAGATTGGATCATAGTGAAGGATGGAAACAAGCACAAG GTGTTTTTGGGTAATACTAACCCCACTGACGAGGTGCGCTCCTACCTCCCTAAACCTGCCCTGACACGCTATATTCGGATACGTCCTCTGACCTGGCAACAAGGCATCTGTATGCGCTTTGAATTGTATGGCTGCAAAATATCAG acTTTCCCTGCTCCAGTATGTTAGGGATGGTCTCTGGTCACATTTCAGATGCTCAGATCTCTGTCTGgccagagatggagagagggtgGTTACCGGAGCAGGCGAGGCTGCTGACAGGCCGTTCTGGCTGGGTGTCTCACGTCCCACCAGgcctcacacacaccccatgGCTGGAGCTGGATCTGGGGGCCACCCGCTGGGTCACCGGAGTCATCGTACAGGGAGGGAAGCACCGGGACAAGACTGTTTTTGTCCGACGCTTCAAGCTGGGATACAGCACTAATGGATCTGACTGGAGCTACGTACTGGAAAAGAATAGCAGCAAAGCTAAG ACGTTCTCAGGAAACCAGAACCACGACACCCCAGAGGTACGTTCCTTTGATCCTCTGATGGTGCGTTTTGTGCGGTTGTATCCCGAACGTGGTGCACCTGATGGCATGGGACTCAGACTGGAACTGTTGGGCTGTGACTTAGAAC AGACCACCACTCCTCTTCCCCCAATCACTCCTCTTTCTCCTACCACAACAGTGGTGGTAACCTCCAGTGCTCCGGTAATCAGCCCAGCCACCACGACTGTTCCCACGCTGACGGAAGACTGTGATGACGAATCAGCAAACTGTCACAGTGGAACAGGTACAAGTGAAGATTATGAGCCAACAG CAAGTACCACAGCAGAGGAGCCAATGCTGGATGTTGACATGGTACCAG AGTTCATTTGGTTTGACTGTGATTTTGGATGGGCTGATAACCCCTCATACTGTGGGTGGCTACCAGAAAGCATAGGAGGAGTTGACTGGCTCATACAAAGCAATGGCAAACCCTCTGATCTCCAACTGCCCAAAGTGGATTACAGAG GGGAACCAGGAAACTTCATTTACACTGCACAGTCCACAGACACGCTGCACCcagtcacagagagagaaaaagagttaGAGACTGCatcggagagagagggagggatggaaaCAGAAATAACAGCagaggcagaaaaagagagagagatggaggaagaagaagaaatagtggagagagaaagaaagtgggcACGGTTGGTCAGCCTGCCAGTCACAGCTCCGGAAGAAGACCTTTGTGTGTCATTCTGGTACCAGTTTACCGGAGAACACACAGGAGCTCTACATATCAGGCAGAGGAGAAAGGGAGgcggagaggaggaggaggaggggaaaGGAGGAGAAGATCAAGGAGAAAGAGTTGAGGGAAAGAGGGATGACAGAACAACAGAAGAGGAAGTGCTCCTGTGGAAAATGGACAGGCAGGAGACCGGCCGCTGGAAGGAAGGAAGAGTCCTGATGCCCCGTGCTGACGCACCGTATCAG GTGATCATTGAGGGTGTGGTTGACGGTGCATCGTCCGGTCATATTTCTATGGATAATATAAGAATTATTCATGTGAGACCCAAAGAGTGTCAGG ATCCAGATGTTGAAATGGCTGTTGATGACTATAAGCCTGAGATTG AGTGTGGTGATGAGGAGGAGCCAGGGTGGAGGTACGGTGTGCACGGGGGCTCCATGTTGAAGACGCTGGACCCCATCCTGATCACCATCATTGTGATGAGTGCCGTGGGGGTCCTACTGGGTGCCGTCTGTGGGGTGGTGCTCTACTGCGCCTGCTCCCAAAACCCCGACCGAAACCTTTCCGCCCTCGAGAACTACAACTTTGAGCTTGTCGACGGCCTAAAGCTGAAGAAGGGGAAAGCGAGCGCACAGAAGTCTTACACCGAGGCGTGA